Proteins co-encoded in one Oreochromis aureus strain Israel breed Guangdong linkage group 3, ZZ_aureus, whole genome shotgun sequence genomic window:
- the LOC116313701 gene encoding selection and upkeep of intraepithelial T-cells protein 7-like, whose amino-acid sequence MSAVTASLCSTLLFVGLFVFVSADQKNITAESGQKVSLPCRTPNNNTIRLVKWSRNDLKPQHVLLYRDGHFEPANQHPSFKNRVELQDRQMKDGDVSLILKDVTINDTGTYECLFIMSGTKNAPSIIHLSVVDPPGQPGGDTEDGGKEAGGKEAGGHKEAVSVVLIVSLSVSAVLVLVAAVVSYLFYQKQRSVL is encoded by the exons ATGTCTGCTGTGACTGCGTCGCTCTGCTCGACTTTGCTGTTTGTCGGCCTCTtcgtgtttgtctctgcag accagaaaaacatcaccgctgagtctggacagaagGTCAGTCTCCCATGTCGAactccaaacaacaacacaatcAGACTTGTAAAGTGGAGTAGAAATGACCTGAAGCCACAACATGTCCTTTTGTACCGGGATGGACACTTTGAACCAgccaaccagcatccatcttttaagaaccgggtggaactgcaggacagacagatgaaggatggagacgtgtctttgattctgaaggatgtgacgattaatgacactggaacatacgagtgtctgTTCATCATGAGTGGAACAAAAAATGCCCCCAGCATCATCcacctgagtgttgttgatcctccag gtcagccaggaggagacacagaggatggagggaaggaggcaGGAGGGAAGGAGGCAGGAGGACACAAAGAGGCTGTATCTGTTGTACTgattgtcagtctgtcagttTCTGCTGTCCTTGTTCTTGTTGCCGCTGTTGTCAGTTATCTGTTCTATCAAAAACAAAGGAGTGTTTTATAA